The genomic segment TTCCATCTTCACGTTTTCACGGATGATCTTGCAGAGGCGGGCGTTCTCCTCGGTGGGGATACGCCCGGCGCGGCGGTCGATAACCCGGCCGTCGGAGTCCAGGGTGCAGAAGTTGACCCGGGCGGCGACGTCGCCGGCTCTCAGGTCGAACGCCACTCCTGCCGCGGAGAGGGCCCCCCTTCCGAGCAGGTACTGGATCGGGTCGTAGCCGAAAAGCGCCATGTGGCCGGCGCCGCTTCCGGGGGTGACGCCGGGGGCGACCACGGTGTGGAGGCCGGACATGCCCTCGGCCGCCATGCGGTCGAGGTTGGGGGTCTTTGCCTCCGACAGCTCAGTGCCTCGCTCGGACGTGCGGACTCCGCCGAGGCCGTCCAGCACCAGCAGGACGATCTTGGAATCCGACTTCCGAACCAGCGAGGGGATGAGTTCTTGCACGCGCTAACTATAGAGTTCTGACGTTAACTGTCTATTAACAGGCCGCTAACGCCTGGAAATTCCATATCCCAAATTGCGCCCCCGTGAGGCACAAATGTCGAGGGCGGCCGGGCGGCGCCTGATACCATCCAGACCCAGGTATGTTCCTAAAGTCACTGGTCCTTCGCGGATTCAAATCCTTCGCCGACAAGACCATTCTCGGATTCGAACCGGGAATCTCGGTGGTCGTCGGACCCAACGGCAGCGGCAAGTCGAACGTCATCGACGCCATCAGCTGGGTTCTAGGAGAGCAGGGCCCAGCAACCCTACGGGGCGGCAAGATGGAGGACGTCATCTTCGCCGGGTCGCCCACCAAACCGCCGCTCGGCATGGCCGAGGTCGAGCTGACCATCGACAACTCTGCACACCTTCTTCCCGTCGAGTTCAGCGAGGTCACCATCTCCCGAACCCTGTTCCGCTCGGGCGACAGCGAGTACCGGATGAACGGGTCGATCTGTCGCCTGCTGGACATCTCCGAGATGCTCTCAGACGCCGGAGTCGGCAAGGAGCAGCACACGATCGTCGGCCAGGGCCGGCTGGACGAGGTTCTGAGTGCCGACCCGGTGCAGATGCGCAACATCATCGAGGACGCCGCCGGTGTGGGTAAACACCGCCGCCGCAAAGAGAGGGCGATACGCAAGATCGCGGCGACCGAGACCAACCTAGAGCACCTGGGAGACCTGCTGGGTGAGATACGCCGTCAGCTGAAGCCCCTGCGCCAGCAGGCGGAGATCGCCGAGCGGCACGAGCGCATCCGCGAGGAGCGGGACCGGATCAGGCTGGTGGTCATCGCCCGGCAGCTTGCAGCGCTGACCGATGAGCTGGGCTCCCCGGAGGCGGGCCGGCGCGAGGAGGAGCTGCGGGTCAAGGAGCAGGATCTGGCCGCGCTGCAGGCCGAGCTGGCGGATCTGGAGGCCGAGCGGCTGGCCCACCTGGGCGCCACGGCCGCCCGCCGGGAGATCGGGTGGCGGATGACCCAGGCCGGCGACCGCCTGGCGTCGCTCAAGCGCCTGGCGGAGGAGAGGGCTCGCACCCTGAAGGCCGAGCTCACCGCCGGCAACGAGGACATCGAGCAGGCCCGGATGGTCGAGCTGCGCCGGCAGCAGACCGAGCTGGAGGCGTCGCTGGCCGAAGCCCAGCGGGAGGAGGCCGCCGAGCTTGCGGCGTTGAACGAGATCCAGCCGGCAAGCGAGCGGGCCCGCGAGGAGCTGCGATCCGCAGAGGCAGCCCTCAATGCTGCGCTCCGGGCTCAGGCCCAGGCGAACGCGGATGCCGCCGGGCTCCGGCGGGAGATCGCCGCCGCCCAGGCATCGGCACAGGCGGCCGAGGTGGACAGGAAGCGCCTGGCTGAGCGAGCCGAGGCCGCCGAGATCAAGCGCAGGCAGACCGAGTCACGGATAGCGGCTGCCGAGCTGGAGCTGGACCTGGTCGTGTCCGCACTGCGGCCTTCGGAGGAAGCTCTGCAGAAGGCGGAGGAGCGCCTCGAGGAGCTGGGGGGCTTGAAGGACCGGCTCCTGGAGGAGATCCGCAACCTCGAGAAGCAGGTCGCCGTTCTCCGGGCCCGGGCGGGCGCCCGGGCTGCCGCCGAGGCCAAGAAGACCGGCGCCGGGGCGACCCTCAGGTCGTTTCCGGGAACCTCGCTCCTCTCCGAGTTGGTGGAACTCAGCCCGGGGCACCGGCGGGCGCTGGAGGTGCTGGTCGGGCCTATCGACGGTGTGGTCGTCGCTTCCGACCGCGATGCCGCAGCCCGGGCGCTGGGCGCAAGCGACGAGGACGAGGCCCTGACCGTGATGGTGGCGGAGGGATCCGGGATCGGCGTCGAAGGGGTTCCACCTCTAATCGACCGGGTGCAGGTGCTCGACCCACTCGCCCGAGCGGTGCTGGCCGACGTGTACCTGGCATCGACCCTCGAGGAGGCGGTCACCCTGGCCGGCAGGCACCGGCACGCCATCTTCCTCAGCGAGGACGGCGCCGTGGCGCATGGGGGCCTGGTCTCCAAGGGGTCGGCAGAGCTGGCGTCCGCAGTATTGGAGTCGGAAGGAAAGATCGCTGCCGGCCGGGAGGCGATGGCCGACCTGGAGGGCCAGATCGCCGCTGCCCGGGCCCGGTTGAAGGACGCCGCAGCCGCTCATCGGGAGGCCGAAGCTTCCAGGGTCCGGTCCGCCGAGTACCTGAGGGCCCGCCAGACCGAGGGTCTCCGGGTGGAGGCAGAGATCGCAGAGATCACCGAAGCCGCCCGGCGGTCCGGTGAATCCGCTATCTCCAGGTCGGATCAGTCCGGCTCCCTCGAC from the Actinomycetota bacterium genome contains:
- the smc gene encoding chromosome segregation protein SMC encodes the protein MFLKSLVLRGFKSFADKTILGFEPGISVVVGPNGSGKSNVIDAISWVLGEQGPATLRGGKMEDVIFAGSPTKPPLGMAEVELTIDNSAHLLPVEFSEVTISRTLFRSGDSEYRMNGSICRLLDISEMLSDAGVGKEQHTIVGQGRLDEVLSADPVQMRNIIEDAAGVGKHRRRKERAIRKIAATETNLEHLGDLLGEIRRQLKPLRQQAEIAERHERIREERDRIRLVVIARQLAALTDELGSPEAGRREEELRVKEQDLAALQAELADLEAERLAHLGATAARREIGWRMTQAGDRLASLKRLAEERARTLKAELTAGNEDIEQARMVELRRQQTELEASLAEAQREEAAELAALNEIQPASERAREELRSAEAALNAALRAQAQANADAAGLRREIAAAQASAQAAEVDRKRLAERAEAAEIKRRQTESRIAAAELELDLVVSALRPSEEALQKAEERLEELGGLKDRLLEEIRNLEKQVAVLRARAGARAAAEAKKTGAGATLRSFPGTSLLSELVELSPGHRRALEVLVGPIDGVVVASDRDAAARALGASDEDEALTVMVAEGSGIGVEGVPPLIDRVQVLDPLARAVLADVYLASTLEEAVTLAGRHRHAIFLSEDGAVAHGGLVSKGSAELASAVLESEGKIAAGREAMADLEGQIAAARARLKDAAAAHREAEASRVRSAEYLRARQTEGLRVEAEIAEITEAARRSGESAISRSDQSGSLDARMEEADAAVLVAETALQAARDERDRCAAAYDDAAQSSEAARMRSGIAAERTRQYMNRLKQVVNGLSDAAGRLSGLGARQEALLRAQKQVSAVAAACDLLARPVSEWAGEARSLHEQALAAGVEIDRRVAELKAKVIAVTVELDQMRALSKQEDLGRSEMRIRQRILEATLSDEMHHDPSATVERWGRELEFAEGEVPDDPMERTAALSDDALKKRQVRLERELDQMGKVNPLAAQEAESLAEREEFLAGQINDVKQSRRDLREIIESVDAKIRELFSAAFADIAREYTHLFSVLFPDGVGKLSLTDPTEILESGVQVEASPKGKSLKRLSLLSGGERSMAALALLFAIFKARPSPFYILDEVEAALDDANLQRFLGLLDEFRGSSQLLVVTHQKRTMEIADVLYGVAMRPDGVTKVISERLKDFFPASLSAPDSVVGSLE